In a single window of the Dehalococcoidales bacterium genome:
- the rpmF gene encoding 50S ribosomal protein L32 → MAVPARKISKTSKRMRRAHDFLTASSTTVCPNCKAVIKPHRVCDACGYYKGKKVTKDKEETTK, encoded by the coding sequence ATGGCAGTTCCAGCAAGAAAAATTAGTAAAACATCCAAAAGAATGCGTCGTGCTCATGACTTCTTAACAGCATCAAGCACTACTGTATGCCCTAACTGTAAAGCAGTTATCAAACCACACCGCGTGTGTGATGCTTGTGGATATTATAAAGGTAAAAAAGTTACTAAAGATAAAGAAGAAACAACTAAATAG